One Methanocellales archaeon DNA segment encodes these proteins:
- a CDS encoding PGF-CTERM sorting domain-containing protein has product MKKRVEWGIVLAILVLASSLIAPASAVDQLAISVSPDPAVQDLALTVTVTASGSPVSGVFVQFILNGGTPIYASTDASGQAIFKPLLTGTLEIIATKSGYLTATKSVSVGVAPTPTPTPTPTPTPTPVTPGTGGGGYVPSPTPTATPTATPAPTATPTATPTATPTAAPAPTPAPTPAPTPAPTPAPTPKPTPAPTPAPTPAPTPKPTPAPTVRPTLAPAPTPTPTPGIPGFEAAFAIVGLLAVAYLIRRREY; this is encoded by the coding sequence ATGAAAAAAAGAGTTGAATGGGGAATTGTTTTAGCAATTCTCGTATTGGCATCTTCATTAATCGCACCCGCATCTGCTGTAGATCAGCTTGCTATTTCAGTCTCTCCTGATCCAGCGGTTCAAGACCTAGCCTTAACGGTAACCGTTACAGCGTCAGGCAGTCCTGTCTCAGGCGTATTCGTACAGTTTATCCTGAATGGTGGAACGCCAATATATGCATCGACGGATGCAAGCGGTCAAGCGATATTTAAACCGCTTCTGACAGGCACATTGGAGATAATTGCGACAAAATCAGGGTATCTAACCGCAACTAAATCTGTATCGGTTGGGGTGGCGCCTACGCCTACACCCACGCCCACACCTACACCCACGCCTACGCCCGTAACTCCTGGAACAGGTGGCGGCGGGTACGTACCGTCACCTACACCGACGGCAACACCAACAGCAACACCAGCGCCAACAGCAACACCAACAGCAACACCAACAGCAACACCAACAGCAGCACCAGCACCCACACCAGCACCCACACCAGCACCCACACCTGCACCCACACCTGCGCCAACACCGAAACCAACACCAGCACCTACACCAGCACCCACACCAGCGCCTACACCAAAACCAACACCAGCACCTACAGTCAGACCAACGCTAGCCCCAGCTCCAACACCCACGCCAACGCCTGGTATACCGGGATTTGAGGCAGCCTTCGCAATCGTTGGACTCCTAGCGGTTGCATATTTGATTAGACGAAGAGAATATTAA